The Flavobacterium psychrotrophum region CCAGAGCAAACAAACCGAATAATGCAATTACAATAACCACAATGTTAAGCAACGAAAACATATTGCGCTGTTTTACATAGCTCTCATAAGTACGCGCAAAGCCTTTATCTACAAAATCGTATTTAAACGGATTTTCAGGATCTATTTTTTGCATCCAGAATTTTTCTATGCCGGCAATGGCATCTTCCATATTATCAGGGTCAACTTTAATGAAATAGCGGTCTACTACTAACGGCAGCCAGTCGATGGTCTTAGGATGAAAGAACGTCATGGGAGGTATGGTAGTTTGCGGGCTCGAAATATGAAAATCTTTTACCACGCCTACAATTTTAAGGTGATGCCCGTTCCAGTCTATTTGTTTTCCTACCGGATTTTTTTCTTTCATCATTTTTGCAGCTACCTCATTCACAAGTATTGAGCTAATGGTATCTGAAGCATATTTATCTGAAAGTGTCCTGCCGCTGGCCATCTTTATGTGCATCATTTCTAAAAGGCCAAAGTCCATAGCAATGTCCTGCGCCTGTATGCGCGAATTTTTATAAGTATATCCGGAAGTAGTATTAGCATATTGGCCAAAACTAAAAGAACCTAATGATACTTGCTTTACACCTTTTATTTTAAGCAGTTCCTGCTTATTTGTGCTGTATACAGACAATAACTGCTTAGGATCGGGCGCGCTTTCAGGCCTTTTAAACCTTACCTCTATTACCTGTTCGCCTTTAAAGCCAAGGTCTTTAGTACTCATAAAGTTAACCTGCTGGTATACCACATAAGAGCCTATTATAAAGAATGATGCTATGGCAAACTGCATAATAAGCATACCATTGCGCAGCCATACACCACTTTTACTACGGCTAAAGTTACCCTTAAGCACATTAAGCGTTTCAAAATTAGATACATATACTGATGGAAATATACCTGCCATAACCACCACTACTACAAAAATTGCAGTAAGCTGAAGATAGAACTGGCTGGTGCTAAGGGTAAGTGTCTTATTTAAAAAGTTGTTGTAAAAAGGCAATGTAAGCTCTACAATTACAAGCGCCAGTACTACTGCGCCAATTGTCATTAATACCGATTCAAAAATAAACTGGCGAACGATATTGGCTTTTGATGCGCCCAGTACTTTGCGCAGCCCCACTTCTTTAGCTCTTTTAATGGCATTAGCTGTGGCAAGGTTTACATAATTAACTACAGAAAGTACAAGTATTAATACAGAAAGCCCTGCCATGATGATAAGGAACTGGTAACTGCCTTTGCCTTGGGCATACCCTTCTACAACAGAGTGTAACCTTGCTGTTTTAAGCTGCTCCAGGCTAACAATGGTTTTTCCGTTTACTTTTTCAAAATCTTCGGTAGACATACCTTCTTCTTTTGCCCACGGTTTTGTTTTATACTCATAGTACAATTGCTCTATGGCTTTTTCTACTTTATGCGCACCGGCAGGATCTTTGAGTTTAAGCAATAGCCCAAACCCGAAATTTCCCCATTCTGATTCTTCTTTCTTAAGGTCGGCCTCCAGGGTATTAATAACCATTTCGGGCTCTAATGACGATTTTCCCTGAATCTCGTAAACGGCTCTTACTATAACGGTGTGTTTTGCATATACAAATTGTTTTCCTACTACATCTGTAGTGCCAAAGAGTTTCTCAGCAGCTACGGTAGATAGTGCTGCACTTGAATCGTCCGGCAGGGCAGATTTTCCGTTTCCGGCAATGAAGTGAAATGGAAAGAACGAAAAAAAGTTGCCTTGGGCGTTTATCATTTTAATCGGTTCCTTTTTACCATTCACCTCAGCCATTTCCTGGCGATAATGGCAATTCAGGTAGCAGTAATCTTCTACATTAGGCACATCTTTAAGATAAGGCCTTAAGGCAGATACGTTTTGTTGGGTTACCATTTGGTTCCCAAGGTCGTTTATTACCTGGTATACATGTTCATTCTCCGGGTTCCATGCGTTGTATTCGTGTTCATCGTTCCAGTAGAGTATAGCAAACACCAGTCCTGCAATGCCCAGGCTAAGCCCCAGCATATTAAGTGCAGTAAAGAACTTGTTGTGCTTTACCTGGTATAAAAATATTTTGATCCAGTTTTTTATCATGGTTTAGTTGGTTAGGGGTTATTCGTACTTAAGATATTTAAGCACATTTACACGAGTGGCTGCATAAGCCCGGCTGAGTACTACAATAAGGGTAAGTGCCATAAGTACAACAAAGCCTGTTATAAACGGCAATGCAGATACCTGTATCCTAAAGGCAAAATTATCAAGCCAGTGGTTAAGCAGTATCCAGGCCGGTACAAATGCTATGGCAAAGCCAATGATACAGAACAGTATGTACTGTTTAGACAGTTCCCTGAGTAATACCTTAGTTTCGGCGCCCAGCGTTTTGCGAATGGCAATTTCCTTCATGCGGCGCTGTATGCTGTACGATGCCAGTGCAAACAATCCAAACAGGGCTATAACTATAACCACAACATTAAGCAGGGAAAACAGGTTGCGCTGCTTAACATAATTCTGGTAGCTGCGTGCATACTCCCTGTTGACAAAATCGTAGGTAAAAGGATAATCAGGATCTACGTTCCTTAACCAGTATTTTTCAATTTCAGCTACAGTCTGGTCCATAGTTGCAGCATCAGCTTTTACGTAAATGTTTTGGAACACGCCCAGCATCCAGCGTATGTTCTTAAAATGGAATATTGATATGGGTGGTATGGCTTTATCGGGTCCGTTGATATTAAAGTCTTTAACAACGCCCACAACCTTCATCATTTTACCGTCCCAGTTTATGTCTTTGCCTACAGCGCTTTTTACTTTCATAAGCTTTACGGCGGCTTCATTAAGCACTATATTGTCAATAGTATCCGATGCAAATTTTTCACTTAAAAACCGGCCTTCTTTTAGTTTGATGTTCATCATTTCGGTCAGGCCAAAATCAATACTCATATTGTCACCGCTTATACGCTCATCTTTATAGCGGTATTCGATCGTAGTAGAAGCGCCTTCGCCAAAGTGGATAGTACCGCCGGCTACCTGTTGTACACCTTTTATGTTTTGTAGTGCGCTTTTTATTGAGAGGTACTTGTTGTACCTCATATCATCTGTTATAGCATCGCCGTAAATGTTGCGATAGGATATGTTTATTATTTGCTCACCTTTAAAGCCAAGATCTTTAGTGCTGAGGTAGTTAATTTGCTCGTATACCACATACGACCCAATGATAAAAAACGCGGCTATTGCAAATTGTAATACGAGCATGGCGTTGCGCAGCCAGATACCTGTTTTTGTACGGCTAAAATTGCCCTTAAGCACATTAAGCGTTTCAAAGTTTGATACATAGATAGCGGGCAGAATACCGGCAGCCACTACGGTAATAAGCAGTATGCCCGTAAGCTGCAAAAAGAATGCACCGGAGTTTATAGCCAGGTCTTTATCAAGAAAGTTATTGTAGTAGGGCAGTGACAGCTCTACAATAACCAGTGCCAGCATTATAGAGATACATACCATAGCGGTAGTTTCTGTAATAAACTGAAACACGATATTGTTTTTACTTGCGCCCAGTATTTTGCGTACGCCTACCTCTTTAGCACGCTTTATTGCGTTTGCGGTAGCAAGGTTTATATAGTTGAATATAGATAATGCCAGTATAAGTATGCTAAGCCCCATCATAATTACTAAAAACTGGTAGTTGCCTTTACCTTCGGCTACGCCATCAGTTTTTGTATGCAGGCGTACTTCTGACAATGGCTCTAACGAAACCCTCGCCCCGCCGTGCTTTTTTACAAATTCTTCAGGTGTAATACCTTCAAATTTGGCAAGGCGCGTAGTAAGGTTGTCATAGTTAAGCGTATTTATATGCTTTAGTATTGCATTTTGGTCTGAGGCCTTTTTAGCTTTTATGTATAGCGCAAACTCATAATTGCCCCATTGGCTTTCTAATTCTTTTAGGGTAGCATCAAGCCGGCTTATAACAACTGCCGGCTGGTAAGATGCTTTTTTATTAAGCTTGTAAACACCCCTTACCACAAGTTTTGTACCCGAATATAATACTTCTTTACCAAGAGCCGGTGCGTCGCCAAAAAGGCTTTTTGCGGCATCTTCAGAAAGGCAGATACTGTTTTCATCGGGCAGTGCTTTTTTACTGTTACCTTCTGAAAATTCAAAGGGAAAGAACTCAAAAAAATTGCGTTGTGCATTGAGGATTTTTGTAAAGTATACTTTTTTATTGCCCGATACAATGTTGTCGTTGCGGTAATGATCCTGAAGGTAACAGTACGATGCTACTTCGGCCGATTTCTTAGCCAGGTTTGGCCCCATTGCAGCTGTGCCCGATGTCCAGAACACGTGGTCATCTACCTGGTTTACCAGTAAAAAAATACGATCCTTATCCGGATTCCACGCGTCATAGCTTTGCTCATCGTTCCAGTACAATATAGCAAATACCAGCCCTGCAATACCCAGGCTAAGCCCCAGCACATTAAGCGCGGTAAAGAACTTGTTGTGCTTTACCTGGTATAAAAATATCTTGATCCAGTTTTTTAGCATTGCTAATCGGTTTTAAGGTAAGGTAGTACATTGGTGCGCGTAGCTATAAAAGCGCGCGATAGCACCACAGTAAGCGTTAGGACCATAAGTACTACAAAGCCAACTACAAATGGGATAACAGATACCGGTATGCGGAATGCAAAATTATCGAGCCACATATCCAGCAGCATCCAGGCAGGTACAAAAGCTATGGCAAAGCCAATGATACAGAATATAATGTACTGTTTAGAAAGCTCCCTAAGCAGTGTACCGGTTTCGGCACCCAGTGTTTTGCGGATCGCAATCTCCTTCATGCGGCGCTGTATGCTGTAACTTGCCAGTGCAAAAAGGCCTACAAGTGCTATAAATATTACCACTATGTTGAGCAGCGAAAACAGGTTGCGCTGTTTTATGTACGACTGATAGGTGCGTTCATAAGCCTTATCTACAAATTCATATTGAAAAGGATATTCGGTATCTACTTTTGCAGTCCAGTATTTATCAAGTGCTGCAAGGGTTTGTTCTATATTATTTGGGTCAACTTTTATGTACATCTTATCCATATTATAAAGCATCCAGTCGACGGTTTTTAAATGGAAAAACGACATAGGAGGTATAGGAGCCTGTGGCCCGTACATATGAAAATCTTTAACTACACCCACAATTTTAAGTTTCTGGCTATTCCAGTCTACTATCTTGCCAATGGGGTCTTTTTCATGCATCATTTTGGCAGCCGTTTCATTTATCATCATGCTGCTTATGGTATCAGAAGCAAACTTCTCTGACAGGTTACGACCGCTGGCCATTTTTATCTTCATCATGTCTATGAATTCAAAATCCATGGCCATGTTTTGTGCCTGTATGTTTTTATTGTGGTAGGTAAACCCGGAAGATGATGCAGCACCATCGGCCAACGAAAATGCTGCACCGCTAACATTTATTACCCCCGGTATTTTTTTGACTTCCTGTTTTACCCTATCATAATTATTAAAAATTATGCTTGTACTGTCATTGTGCACTTTACGGTAAACAACATTAATAACCTGCGCGCCACTAAGGCCAAGGTCTTTGTTTGCCATAAAGCTTACCTGCTCATAAACGATGTAAGAACCCACAATAAAAAACGAAGCTATGGCAAACTGTACTACAAGCATCGCATTGCGCGCCCATACACCGCTTTTGCTACGGGTAAAGTTGCCCCGTAGTACATTTAATGTTTCAAAATTTGCGACATAAACAGCCGGTAAAATACCTGCGGTAACTACCACTATTATAAACGTAATAACAAGTTGCATATAAAAAAGGCTGCTGTTTAGTACCAGTGTTTTATTTAAAAAATCGTTATAAAAGGGTAGTGCTAGCTCTACTATTACCAGTGCCAGCAATAAGGCTGTGATGGTAATTATTATGGTTTCGAATACAAACTGCTTTATAATGTTGCCTTTGCCGGCTCCCAGTACCTTGCGCACGCCCACCTCTTTAGCTCTTTTAATAGCATTAGCTGTGGCAAGGTTTATATAGTTAGTTATCGATAGGATAAGTATAAGTACAGACAGCCCTGCCATAATAAGTAAAAACTGGTAGTTGCCGCGCCCTTCAGGATAACCCTCTGTAATAGAGTGCAGCCTGGCATCGGCCAGCTTTTCCAGTGATATTTTAAACGGAGGGTTTGCCTTAAGGTATTCCTCCAGATCAATACCTTCTTCTTTAGCAGACGGCTTTGTTTTATACTCCATAAAAAGGCCTTCCAGTTTTTTCTGAACACCGGCTGCATTTTGTGGTTTTACTTTTAGGAGCAGGCAAAAATTAAAGTTACCCCACTGGTCTTCGTTACCTTTAAGGCGTGTTTCATAAATAAGGCTGGTAACTGCTGCGGGCGAATAAGACGATTTACCGGGAATATGGTATACACCACGCACCACCAGCTGGCGGCCACTGTATTTTATAGTTTTTCCTATAGGATCCTGATCGCCAAAAAGACGGGTTGCAACCTCATCGCTAATGGCAATGCTGCCACTATCCGGCAGGGCTGTTTTAGCATTACCACGAATAAACTCAAAAGGAAATAATGAAAAGAAGTTGGGCTGGGAATCCAGAATTTTTATTTTTTCCTTTTTTTGCCCGTATTGCACTATTTCATCAAAATACCAGTTGTTAAGGTAGCAAAACTCTTCTATCTCAGGCATATCTTTCATGTACTTAGCCAATGGATACACACTGTGTGCCCATATCATATCGTCGTTTATATGACTTAGTACCTGGTGCACTTTTTCTTTTTCAGGATTCCAGGCGTTGTAAGAATGCTCATCGTTCCAGTACAGTATGGCAAATACCAGCCCGGCAATGCCCAGGCTAAGCCCCAGCGTATTAAGAGCAGTAAATACCTTATTTCTCTTTGCCTGGTACAAGAATATTTTTATCCAGTTTTTTAACATGGTAATGCATTGATTTTTTGATTGATGATTGAAAGTAGCCGATAATTAAAGTCAGAACCCTAATGTCTAAATATCCATCGACAGGTTTTTACATTCGTCTTTATGATTTTATGACTTTCGGCTCTAAAACTTGTTTACCCCACAAACACATCTACTTTTTTAGTGTTGTTTCTTTCGCTCAGTACCATACCGTCTTTCATGATAATGGTGCGTTGCGAGAACGATGCATCGTGCTCAGAGTGGGTAACCATAAGAATGGTAGCACCGTTTGCGTGCAGGTCGGTTAGCAGCTCCATAACCTCGTTACCATTTTTACTGTCCAGGTTACCTGTTGGCTCATCCGCCAGGATAATCTTAGGGTCGTTAACCAGCGCACGCGATACGGCTGCCCTTTGCTGCTGCCCACCCGAAAGTTGTTGTGGGTAGTGCTTAAGCCTGTGGCTAATGGCAAGCCTTTCGGCTATGGCCTCAACCTTCTTTTTACGCTCAGTAGCAGGCACATTATTATAAATAAGCGGCAGTTCGATATTATCGTATACCGAAAGTTCATCGATAAGGTTAAAGTTTTGGAACACAAAGCCTATGTTTTCTTTGCGAACTTTAGACTTAGCTGTTTCACTAAGGCCGTTTATTTCGTTATCCAGCAGTTTGTAGCTGCCGCCACTGGCGTTGTCCAACAGGCCTACAATGTTTAGCAGGGTAGACTTTCCACAGCCCGAAGCGCCCATTATGGTTACAAACTCGCCTTGCTTTATTTGCAGCGATACATTGTTAAGTGCAGTTGTTTCTACTTCTTCTGTACGGAATACTTTACTAAGGTTTTCGATTTTTATCATGGCTTGTGTATTTTTTTTAATTGTGATTGTATTATTTGATTGTTGAAAATGTTTTTTCGGCATAGTTTACCCATTCTTCATCGGGTATTTCGCTGTCAAGGTAATAATCAGGCTGCAGGCCAATATCGTCTATAGCCATATGCGGTATGCGAAAGCTTTTAGAAAGGCAGTACCCTAATTGTAAAGTGCCACAGGGCGATATTACAAAATGCATATTGCTAATATCAAGCATACCGGCGGTTGTAGTGCCAAACAGTTTTGTTTTACTGCTTTGCTTTGCCGCAAGTAAAAACTGCTCTGTCGTGCTGGCATTATTTTCGTTTATCAGTATGGCTACATTTTCAGGATAGTTATAAACAGTATCAAGTGTTTGCACAAAAACCTTTTGTTCATGCAGGTTTACAAATTTGCCGGGGTTATCGTTTAGTTTTTTAAGCTCGGCAGTAATTTCAGCTTTTTCTGCTTCGCTTATTCCCGGCTCCTTTAAAAAGCCTTCCATACGCTCGTTGTTTAACTTAGTCGAATACATTTGTGTTGCCACAATGCGTATGGGGTTTGTGTACAGGTATTTTACTATTTCCCGGTAGCTTCCGTCAGATCCGCCACCGTTGTTCCTTACATCAATAACCAGGTTTTTAGTACGTATAATTTTATCATGATTAGCCCGTATTACGCTGTCTATATCTTTTTTATAGCCCCCGTCAAAGCTTGGTATACGCAATACCAGTGTATTGGCAGAATGCTGTTGTACCATAGGGCCATCTGAACCCAAAAGCGCTACGTAGTTTTTTAAGGCCTGTACATCCTGTACTTTAGGGTTATCACGCTGAAATATAAACCTGCCAAGTAATATCGTATTTGCTCCTATAAGGCGAGCATTTTCAAATTTATAAGTTTGATAATTTCTTAAGTAGAACTCGCCGTTGTAGCCTGTTTTATCGGCATTAGGCTTTGCACGCAGTTTTATCTGGTTTTTTTGCCATGCGGTACCTGCGCCATCAAGTATAAAACCAATGTAGCCATCGCCTTTTTTAATGATACCAATAGTGTATGGAGTAGTTTTCCAGATACCCTCTAATGATTTTGGATCGGCTTTCGCCAGATACTTTAGAAATTGTTTCTCAGTAACAGGATATTTTTCCCAGTCAGTATGGCTGTCTACTGCCGCCGTCGGAGCTGCTACATTATTTACGGCATTAGCCGATATATGCCCGCCCCTAAAAAACTTTAGCCACTCATAAACGGCTGCCGCGCAATCTTCTTTAGTTGTAATTGTTTTTACTTTATCAGCAAAAATAGCATTATGCTGCCTGTAGGCCTCTGCACCTTTTTTATCTATAACATACTGAAAACCGGCATCATTTTCTTCAAAGGTTTTCTTTGCCCAATTAAAACTTTCTGAGCAGGGGCAATCCTGGGCCACTGTTACCAGTGTCATTAAAAATATGCACAATTGTAAAGCCTTTTTCATAATGTTTTAGATTTGCCCGGCGGGATTGATTAGGCCCCGCCGGACGATTGGTTAATTAATAATTACCTTTTTTTGATTGATGATTGAACTCTGAATTTTATAGTGTGCTCCACGAGCATTTGTAAGAACCCTGTGTGTTTTGGCCTTTAAACTTTATTTTGTACTGAATGCCTGCTTTTAGGCTTATGTATTTTTCGGCACTGCCGGTTTTATTAAAAGCATACAACAGGCCAGGCGAAGACGCATCTTCTTCCAGTAATACTTCGAGGCTGCCTTTTTTAACCTCTGCAATGCATTTAAGGCTTAGCTTTACATCTTTTGGGCTTTTAATAAGCACATAGGTAGTGCCGTTATATTGCTTATAAGAAGCCCTGGTTTCATTTGTACCGTTACTGTTGCTCCAGCCTTTATAATCTGCGGTTGATTCTGACTTTTCAAAGTATGTACCCGATGCCGTTACTTGCGGGCTGTCCTGGGCTACAGATTTTATTGTGGCAACGATCAGTAATATGGCGGTAAAAAATAATCGTATCATGCTATTCTAAATTTAATATTTCTATTTCTTTATAATCGGCATAGTTGCTGGTTACCACTTTATCGCCTTCCTTGAGGCCGCCCAGTACCTCATAATATACCGGATTTTCGCGTCCCAGTTTTATTTCGCGGCGTTCGGCTTTATCGCCGTTCACTACAAATACCCATTTTCCGGCTGTTTCTTCATAAAACCTGCCTTTTGGCAATACGGTTGTTTTTGCTTTTTCAGACAGTATAAGGCGTACGCCAAAGCTAAGTCCCTGTTGCAGGTGCAGCTCTTTATCTGATGTAAAGGTGAGCTCTACTAAAAAGCGACCACTCTTAATTTCAGGGATTACGCGGCTTACCGTTACATCAAGCGTTTCGCCTTTATAATCAATCTGCCCTTTCTGGTTAGCCGATACACGAGGAAGGTAGTACTCATCAACTTCGGCTACCAGTTTGTAACCTTTCATTACGTCAATTTTGCCAATGCTTTCGCCTGCCTGGTAGTTTTTACCCAATACAGGTTCAAAAGATGTTAGCCTGCCGGTAAGCGGCGCCGTTACTAAAAAGTTCTTTTTGTTTTTGCGCAATATGTCAAGGCTTTTGTACATAATGGTTTGCGACTGCGATATCTGGCCTATTTGTATCAGGTTGGCCTGCTTTTCTTTTTGTATGCTTTGCTGTATGATGTTCTTACGCTCTTTCTGAAAACGGAAGTTCTCTTTTGTTTTCTCCCATTCGTTTTTAGAAAGTATCTCTTCTTTAAAAAGCTTCTCGTTCAGGTCATACAGGTTTTTAGCATCCTGGTAGTCGTGGTCTATGGCTACAAGGTCTTTTGCCATGCTCAGTTCCTGGTTACGTAGATCGAGCTTTGCTTTGCTCAGGTTATTTATCTGCTCTATTATCGATGTTTCCTGGGTTACATAGCTCAACTCGGTATTCGGGTTGTACAACCTTGCCAATGGCTGGCCCTGTGTAACCATATCGCCATTTGCTACAAATATTTCCTGTATCGACCCGCCTTCAATAACGTTTAGCAGCATAGCGTTAAGCGGTTCTACCTTTGCCTGAAAAACAATGAAGTCTTCAAAAAAAGCTTTTTCAACGGTTTTAACAGATAGTTCATTTTTATCTACTGTAAGGCTGCGCTTTTTTGTTACCGCTGCAAATACAAAGTATCCCGCCAATAAAAAAGCCGGTATTGCCATAAGCAGATATTTATTTTTTTTACTTTTACGGGTAACGATAGTGTCCATTGAGTGCTTGTTTGGCATACATAATAGCAATTTTGTGCCATACATTTAAAAATGGTAACTATCTGTAAACCAGCTAATATTTTAATTACCCTAAAACACATAGTGTCCGATATCGGACAGTGTTTGTCCGAAACCGTACAGTGCATGAAAAAAACGCAGGCAGGCATTTTAGTCATAGATGATAAAGAAGACATCCTTTTTGCATCTAAACTGGTGCTCAAAAAACATTTTGAACATATTTTTACCCTGCCCGACCCTAAAAAGGCCATCGCCCTGCTGGCAGAAAACCCTATTGATGTGGTATTGCTGGATATGAATTACCGTATGGGCTTAGACGATGGGCGCGAGGGCATTTACCTGCTTAAGGAGATAAAAACCTTTTCGCCTAAAACGGTTGTAATACTAATGACAGCATTTGGCAAGGTAGAAACGGCAGTAGAAGGCCTTAAGCTGGGTGCTTTTGATTATATATTAAAACCCTGGGATAATGATAAGCTGGTAGAGGTGGTAAAAGCTGCCGTAACCGAAAGCCGCAAACTACGCAAGCAGGAGCAGGGTGCAGCGACTAACAACAGTTATTTTATTGGCGAATCGACTGCCATAAAAAAAGCCTACAGCCTTGCGGCAAAGGTGGCACGGACCGATGCTAACGTATTGATACTGGGTGAAAACGGTACGGGTAAGTATGTAATGGCAAATTACATTCACCAAAATTCTGCGCGTAGCAGCCAGCCTTTTATACACGTAGACTTAGGTGCGCTGAGCGAATCTATTTTTGAGAGCGAGTTATTTGGCTATGCCAAAGGTGCCTTTACCGATGCCAAGGCGGATACTCCCGGACGTTTTGAACTGGCAAATAACGGTACTATTTTTTTAGATGAAATAGGCAATGTGCCCCTGCATTTACAGTCGAAACTGTTGCAGGTTATACAAAACCGACAGGTTATAAGGCTGGGCGAGGGTAAGGCACGTCCGCTAAATGTGCGTATTATTACCGCAACCAACATCGACCTTAAAAAAGAAGCCGGGCTTAAAACCTTTCGCGAAGATTTATATTACCGCATTAATACCATGGAAATTATCCTGCCGCCGCTGCGCGAAAGGCGTGAAGACCTGGCAGCACTGGCGCAGTTCCTGCTGAGTAAAATGGCAGATAAGTATGAACGAGCCGATCTTGAATTTGAACCCTTTGCTTTACAGCAGATACAAAACCATGCCTGGAACGGTAACATCCGCGAGATGGAAAACCGTATAGAGCGTGCCGTAATATTGTGCGATGAATGCATTATTACCGCTGCCGACCTGGATCTTGAAGACATCATCGAAATACAGACCGAAAAAGATGTACAGCTTTCGGACATCGAAAAACATACCATTGATAAAACACTTCAAAAACATAATTTTAACATCAGTAAGGCCGCCGATGAACTCGGGCTTTCGCGTGCTGCGCTTTACAGGCGTATTGAAAAGTATGAACTGGGTAAACACTAACGTGCTATGAGATCATTAAAATTATACCAGCTGCTTTTTATCCGCCTTGTGTTTTTAATGGCTGCGGCCGGCCTGGGTATTTATGCCCTGGTGGGTGGGCTGCCTTATAGCGCCTTCTTTTGCTTTTTGGTATTCCTTCTTTTGCTTGCAGAGCTTTTCTCCTTTTTAAGAAATACCTATTCGTTTTATGATAAGACCATAAGCGCAATACTCAGCAACGATTTTTCTGCCGATTTTTCACGCCACGGCGATTTTGAGAATTACAGGAGCCTGTTCCGCCTTTACAATACCTTAAAAGACCGGCAGAACGAACAGGTAACTAAAGACCTTGTATATAGTTCGATACTCAATAATATAGAAACCGGTGTATTGATATTACAGAAAGAAGGGGAGGAGCACAACATCTTTTTGATGAACGAGTATTTCTGCAACCATTTTGAAGTGCCAAGGGTTTCTAAATGGAAGTACCTTAAAAGCCAGTTACCCGCGTTGTGTAATATAATTGAAGAGCGTGGTTTTGAAGACATGCGCACCTCAGTACAAATACGTATGGGCAGTGAGGAAAGCCAGACGTTTATGCTGCAAACCTCTAAAACCGTTACC contains the following coding sequences:
- a CDS encoding sigma-54-dependent transcriptional regulator — encoded protein: MKKTQAGILVIDDKEDILFASKLVLKKHFEHIFTLPDPKKAIALLAENPIDVVLLDMNYRMGLDDGREGIYLLKEIKTFSPKTVVILMTAFGKVETAVEGLKLGAFDYILKPWDNDKLVEVVKAAVTESRKLRKQEQGAATNNSYFIGESTAIKKAYSLAAKVARTDANVLILGENGTGKYVMANYIHQNSARSSQPFIHVDLGALSESIFESELFGYAKGAFTDAKADTPGRFELANNGTIFLDEIGNVPLHLQSKLLQVIQNRQVIRLGEGKARPLNVRIITATNIDLKKEAGLKTFREDLYYRINTMEIILPPLRERREDLAALAQFLLSKMADKYERADLEFEPFALQQIQNHAWNGNIREMENRIERAVILCDECIITAADLDLEDIIEIQTEKDVQLSDIEKHTIDKTLQKHNFNISKAADELGLSRAALYRRIEKYELGKH
- a CDS encoding efflux RND transporter periplasmic adaptor subunit, coding for MDTIVTRKSKKNKYLLMAIPAFLLAGYFVFAAVTKKRSLTVDKNELSVKTVEKAFFEDFIVFQAKVEPLNAMLLNVIEGGSIQEIFVANGDMVTQGQPLARLYNPNTELSYVTQETSIIEQINNLSKAKLDLRNQELSMAKDLVAIDHDYQDAKNLYDLNEKLFKEEILSKNEWEKTKENFRFQKERKNIIQQSIQKEKQANLIQIGQISQSQTIMYKSLDILRKNKKNFLVTAPLTGRLTSFEPVLGKNYQAGESIGKIDVMKGYKLVAEVDEYYLPRVSANQKGQIDYKGETLDVTVSRVIPEIKSGRFLVELTFTSDKELHLQQGLSFGVRLILSEKAKTTVLPKGRFYEETAGKWVFVVNGDKAERREIKLGRENPVYYEVLGGLKEGDKVVTSNYADYKEIEILNLE
- a CDS encoding S41 family peptidase, which codes for MKKALQLCIFLMTLVTVAQDCPCSESFNWAKKTFEENDAGFQYVIDKKGAEAYRQHNAIFADKVKTITTKEDCAAAVYEWLKFFRGGHISANAVNNVAAPTAAVDSHTDWEKYPVTEKQFLKYLAKADPKSLEGIWKTTPYTIGIIKKGDGYIGFILDGAGTAWQKNQIKLRAKPNADKTGYNGEFYLRNYQTYKFENARLIGANTILLGRFIFQRDNPKVQDVQALKNYVALLGSDGPMVQQHSANTLVLRIPSFDGGYKKDIDSVIRANHDKIIRTKNLVIDVRNNGGGSDGSYREIVKYLYTNPIRIVATQMYSTKLNNERMEGFLKEPGISEAEKAEITAELKKLNDNPGKFVNLHEQKVFVQTLDTVYNYPENVAILINENNASTTEQFLLAAKQSSKTKLFGTTTAGMLDISNMHFVISPCGTLQLGYCLSKSFRIPHMAIDDIGLQPDYYLDSEIPDEEWVNYAEKTFSTIK